In Castor canadensis chromosome 6, mCasCan1.hap1v2, whole genome shotgun sequence, the genomic window GTGTGAGAAAATATGTGATTCAAGCTTAATGTAGTCTAATATTTCTTGAGAAGCATGGACAAGGAGAAAGGTTAAAACCATGTCCAGGAAGTCACCAAGGGAGGAGCAGTTTAAAGTCTTTTGAATCTAAAAACTTTTCCACTGCCAGACTTAgttcaattaattttaaaattattttttaaatgtaatacatGGACAGACATGGTggttctgtaatcctagcttctcaggaggttgagatttgagatctggaggatacaagtttgaggccataatgggcaaaaagttttcaagaccccatctcaaccaataaaagctgggcatagtagtgTAAACACCTGTTgtctcagctatgtggaaaacataaataggaggatccccaCCTATGGCTGCaagggcataaatgcaagactctatgtgaaaataactaaaaagcaaacagAGCTGgaagacatggttcaagtggtagagctcctgcctagcaagtacaaggccatgaattcaaaccccagtaccaccaaaatgaaaattataatacttTGCTCTCAAAATGCTATTTACATCTCAAAATCATTTGATAATTAATGCCTCCTAAtagtaacaaaacaaagatatttaCCTCAAATTTAAATAAGGAATTCATAATAACAGTTTTCtaatataaaatgacataaaagtttttcttttgctcttttaaaTAATTACTGATTTTATTTAGTGATTAATATTTGGCAAGCACTATTATAAACACCTTAGAAGTATGACATTACTAAATCTTTACAACCATTTGCCTATGGTAGGTGCTATTGTTTATCATTTGGACTTTTCAGGTGGGAAGCTGAGAACTGAGAAGATAAACAGTTTATTCAATATTGCACAAATGAAAGTGATGGGAGTGTGATGGAGGCAAGGGAGGATAACATCAAAACTCACAATACTTAGCCACTAATCTTTGCTGTCTTTCATGTAAAGAAATAGTAAATAGGTTAGATAATTATACACAGAGAATAGTGAAAGCATTAATATGAAACAATTAGGTTTAGACTGCATAAAAGGGTATcaccaaaaaattcaaatataaagtTGCAAAGACACAGGACTGCAGGTGTTTTggtttttcagtttttgcttgtttgttttgcattGCAGGAGATGGAACATAGGTCCtgtacatgttaggcaaatgctgtaccactaagCCAGATCTGAAGCACAGGGACACATATTTTATGGAAATTTACTTATTCAAAGCCCAAATTCCCTCCAATTACTATTTCTACAGTATTTGTATTGCTAATAAGCTGGGTGATAACCAAGGCTGGAATAAGATAATTAAACAATATGAAATCTCTTCATTCACCTCCTATCTCCATCATAAGTACTCAGTCTAAtcactatgatttttttctttattcctaaatcatttcaaaaagcaacagaaaatgaacactAAACCTTCTGGAACAACAATGGTGGGGGCAGAGGAGGGGGGTGGACACAGAAAATAACATAGGAGGGTAGCTCCTCCACAAAATGGATACATTGAAAGTGTATGTATCTCAGTGACAGAGAGTTTGTCTAACATGCCAGAGGCCTTGGGTTTCTTCCTCAgcacttacagggaaaaaaatgttagtgaaaaacaaaaacataagtgAAACAGTGATATAAAGATTTCaatgtcttattttaaaaactaatacatTCTAATTGAGTCTCCTGAACTTCAAATGCAAAGAGAGGAAAAACCcaagtaataaagaaaatattattatgcAATACAACCAGCTTCcaatgactcaagcctgtaatcctagctactcaggaggcagaaatcaggaggatcttggtccaaagTCAcaccctgacaaatagttcaaaagaccttatctgggaaaaaatccatcacaaaaaggactggtggagtaggcTCAAGTGCCTAAGAaatcttgaagccctgagttcaacaccagtaccgcaaaaaaaataaagaagaacatAACGAAGGAAAATTGACTTTGAATTTTAAAACCTAGTGGAGTAGAATATGGATATAATATTTAATTCCAATTCAACTATGACTTTAAAAAGATTATagtatgaaaagaataaaatgaaatctgtaagtgttgtaaaattattttaaaattaagactaaaatttaaatttcagaaacacaattataaatttgaaagaagcattaaaaattaattatcaaaATACAGACTTACTCTTGCACAATGATCTTCATTTAAATCCTGATGCTCGCCCATATCCACCCCAACGGTATGAGGAGGAAGGCTAGGGCTAAAAGCCATGAGATCTGTCTTGGGTGGCACCTCTCCAGAGCACACCCTCTGCCGCCTCTGCTGTGAGTACGACCAGCTCCCCACCGCGCTGGAGCACACCAGCATGGGCTTCCCAGGCCCGCACATGCTCCCGGGGGGCGCCGCTGAGCAACGCAGCGCGGTGTACAGCAGCAACGTGAGCACCAGCAGACTGGACACCACGCAGATGGCAATGATCAGGTACACGTTGACATTCACCAGCGCTACCTCTGGGTCTGCAGCGTTCACCAATGCCCTCGAAGAGGCCTTTGGTGTCTGACCACCGTCCACCAAAGACACCAGCACGGTGGCAGTGGCCATCAGCGCTGGCTCGCCATGGTCCTTCACCAACACCAACAAGCGCTGACGCGGCGCATCAGCCTCGTCCAGGGCGCGCGTCGTGCTGATCTCGCCCGTGTACAGCCCCACGCGGAACGGGCTGCGCGCACCACCCGCCGCCGGCTGCAGCTCATAAGACAGCCACGCGTTGTAGCCAGAGTCCGCGTCCACCGCGCGCACCTTCGCCACCACGTGGCCCGCGCCCACTGACCGCGACACCAGCTCGCTCACCGCGCCGCCCACAGCAGGCCCCAGCAGCGCGGGCGCATTGTCGTTCTCATCCAGCACGAACACCTGCAGCGTCACGTTGCTGCCCAGGGGCGGCACGCCAGCGTCGCGCGCGCTCACCTGGAACTGCAGCAGCTCCAGCTCCTCGTGGTCCAGCGGCTGCAGCGCGTACACCTTGCCGCTCTCCGCGTGCACCGACACGTAGCTCGACAGCGCGCGCTCGCCCACCCGCCGCTCCACCAGCGAGTAGGACACCAGCGCGTTCTCCTGCGCGTCCACGTCCCGCGCCGACACCGTGAAGATGTGCGAACCCGGCGCGTTGTTCTCCTTCACGAACACCGTGTACTCGGGCTGCGCGAACGCAGGCGCGTTGTCGTTCACGTCGGCCACCTCCACGGACACGCTGGCCGTGGCCCACAGCGAGGGCGAGCCCCCGTCCCGCGCGGTCACCACCACCTTATAGTCAGATATGGTCTCTCGGTCTAAGGCGCCGTCAAGGACCAGGGAATAGTAATTCTTGAAAGTGGACACTAGCTTGAAGGGAACTTCTGGCTTCAGAGAGCAGGTCACCTGCCCATTGACTCCAGAGTCACGGTCCGACACGCTGATTAGGGCAATGACAGTACCCAACTGAGTGTCCTCTTGGATAGGCAAAGATAAAGAAGTCAGTGCAATCTGTGGCACATTATCATTTTTATCCAACACTCTCACTAAAACCGTGCAATGGCCCACCAGCGGAGGGTGTCCTTTGTCCGTCGCATCAACGCGGATTTTGTATAAATTTACTTGCTCAAAATCCAAATTTCCTTGAATTACAATTTTTCCTGTATTTGGATCTATATTAAACTGCTTGGTTACCATGGGTGCAACTAAGCTATTAAAAGAATACGAAACTGCCCCATTCGTTCCTTCGTCTTGATCAGAAGCGTTCAGTCTGATGACTGTTGTTCCATTGTCTGAGTTTTCAAATATTCTAACTTCGTATTCAGACTGTTCGAACCTAGGAGCATTATCATTCACATCCAGCACGACGACCAGCAGTTGAACAGAGCCTGTGAGTTCAGGTTTGCCTCCATCGGTGGCCATCAGGAGCAAGTTATGTTCAGGGGCGTCCTCTCTATCCAAGGATTTTCTTAACACGAGCTCGATTTGTTTGTTGTCATCGCTGTTTGTTTTCACATCTAGCCCAAAGTATTCGCTGGGACTGAGCTTGTAGGTTAAGATGGAATTTGATCCAACATCTGCATCCGATGCGCCCTCTAGTGGAAACAGAGAATCTGGCAGCCTAGATTCGTAAATCGGCAATCTTTGTTCCTTTATTGGGAACACAGGAGGGTTGTCGTTAATGTccttcacctccacctccacatggaaaacctgcAGCGGCCTGTCCACGATCACCTCCAGGTGGATGCTGCACTCCGTGCTCCGCCCGCACAGCTCCTCCCGGTCGATCCGAGAATTCACAAACAAAATGCCATTCTGCAGATTTACCTCCAGAAGGTCCCTGTGGCCTGTGGACTCCACCCGAAACAGGCGCGGCACCAGCTCCGCCAGCTCCAGTCCCAGGTCCTGCGCGATGCGGCCCACGAAGGTGCCGTGTTTGGCCTCCTCGGGAACCGAGTAGTGAAGCTGGCCGCTCCCCGCCTCCCAGGCTGCGAGGAGCAGAAGCGAGAGCAGCAGGCACCGTGTTCCCAATCTTCCTTCCGTAGTTAAATCCATGTCAAATATTTCTTGATGTATTTCCATTAGAAGATTTTTCTCGACATAAGGTGAAACGCTATATGATTTAAAGTCTGTTAATTCATTTTTTCCCTGTCCGCCATCATTCAGCAATCTTGGAAAGATGCACTTTAAAGAGGAAGGAGCATTGCACAGTAGCTGAATGTGACTTCGTGGTAAACAGCGACATCATGCGGCTCCAAAGGGTAAGAACTGAGTTCATATCACTGCACTATATTCTGATTCTTTAAATTGATATATACCATACTTTACCTCGATTGTGAAAGCTCCTCTTTTTGTAATTTATAGAATCAGTGTCTTCTCGTCTCACTTCCTTTATAATTTAGAGTAAAGTCTATTATTTTCATAGCGAAACAACTTTTCTCCCAACATTTTAAACACTTACGTCAACCTGTTTGGAAATTTTCAATGTGATGTAAGTATGTTGGAAGCGAGAAGTGTGAACTCTCCAAAACATTTTGGGAACAACAGAAACTATACTCTTATCATAGTACACACTATTATATATTGCTCTGGGGAAATAATGTAATTTGAAACTAACTAATTTTGTCTAAGTATTTACAACCTTACAGATGATTGAGGTCCACTTTCTTTGCTCAGTAAATATCAAATATGCTTAAGGTTTTTTGTGTAATAACAGAAGATGATTTTTATTGCAATATTTTTAGATAGAgtttttctatgtagcccaggctgacctggaactcaagatactcttgcctcagcctccccagtagtgggattacaggcatgcactacacACCTAGATTCACAACACTGTTTAATTTCTGGGCAGTTATATTCCTCCCACTAAAAATTTCCCCCCACATATTTCACAACTTCAAATTCTAGTAGAAAGTACACTCACTGTTATTGCTGTTATTGATCCTTCAGCTGTTTGTAAATAACCTCATCCTTTCCTCTGAACCTCCACCTCACCATATCCTACATCCATTAGTGTTCTCATACTCTTTGGTGTTTCAAATAAGATCTTTCTGGAGTATCCTCAAATCCACATCCATGTCTCTTCTATATtcataattatcattttaattcCTACATGCTGACTCCTAGACAATTTGTTTAATATAGGAGCATGACTAATCATTATTAACCCATCAGATTCCAACCTCTGAAATTCACGTTTTGGTTTAATGGCACAAACATTCTCCCTATCACCTGTAGCAattttttattactctttctccCTACTAGCCTTATTCTAAGTCTAACTAGAGTTTGTCTGTCTTTCATATACACcttatttatctttaaaagtaCAGGTTTCATTGAATTGCACTAAACCTGAAGATTCAAGATATTAGCATCACTTCTAGGTGACCAACAAAGTGATCGTAAGACAACTCTTCAAGAGTTATTTTCAATTTGTCTCCAATATGAATCttattttgcagatgatataGAACACTTGCTTGCCCTTCTCCAATAAAATCTTTTCTCTAGCTGGTTCTTTTAATACCCCTAATACTTACCTATAAAAGTATTACCATCATACTACAGTCAAGCCCAAATATCAAATTGACCATTAATTCATCCTTAATATCAATTGGAGGTGAGTAAACtcattgaaagaagaaaataacagcTACCAATAAAACTTTTCAAGTGATCCTTGTCATTCCCAATTCCTCCACTTTTCTGTCTATATTAAGCCTCACAATTGTAATATAATGCTCTCCCTTTTATGAGAAACTACCCATTAAAATAATTAAGTTGGATCTTGGGTTTTGTATTCCTGTTTACAAATTTTCTATTGTAATTCTTTCAAACAAAGATTTCATGTATTAACTGATAACAACTCCCAAAAGGAGAAGTTCCTTTGCTTAGAAGAATATAAGCAATCACAAATGATATATTGATCTGTGGTTGATTGATGGAAGGTTTTCTATGGAGGCTAACATTTgtcatgtacacatatatacctCCTACACTACATTTCTACtggtaaaaattaacaaaacttaAAACATCATATTCCTCCTTGCATTGCAGTTCCCCAAAACTTAGTCCAACTGAAATGGTTGCAATAATCTTACTGGTTCCaggcaaaaattataaaacactgctgAAATCCTTTATGTAAAACAACTTaacatggaaataaaatttttttaccaTCTCCTGAAAAAGACATgcaatttccttcattttatttattcaaatagtTCATTTTAGTTGAGGGGAAAGATTATATGTAgaaaaaatgactaataaattTCTCTATAAACAAATAGCTTCCTCccaatgcaaagaaaaaattacatCAATAATGTAAACCAGagagtttatatttttttattttgtttgtttcagacagTATCTCACtaggtatcccaggctggcctggaactccccatcttcctgcctcagcctccctggtgctggaattacaggtgtgctgtACTACATCCTCCTGGGACTTTATATTTCAAActaaattaactttatttttttaagctgaTGGTTGTTAATCACAAACTTGCACAGAGACAAGAACTCATTCTCAGTTTCTAAGACTTCCCCAAAGTAATCCAGAGTAGTATAAATATCTAAATAATATAGTAGaatgatatttataaaattaaatgcatataagaatgaaagaaatagtcAGTGCAATCAAAAGGTAACTAACATTTTATAATATGAAGTATGTAATATTTATTACCTGTTAAACTCATTTTCTCCCACCCAGAAAAAGAGTAGAAAAGCTGTCTCACTATCTGAGATAGAGAAGACTCCTGCCTATGGTGCATTTCAATGGTCAGTTTTGTTTAAACAAACCTATTAGTaaacaacaaattcaagaaaggaCTTTGTATCAGAGTATGTTTTTGCTTCTTCTTAATCTAAAAGTTAAAAGCAACAATAAAtagtagaattttattttcttatgcttttctttttgtagagacagggtcttactatgcagcctaggctggcttccagataagtgctgggattagagttaTGATCTACTAGACCTGGCCAATAGTACAATTCTTTAACCAAATATGTTAGGATTTTCACAACTGGAGGAATTCACAGTGATTTCTCACCaatatgaataatttataaagtgaaaaatatgaaaattccaagaaaattaaGTCATTCTTACACCAAATGTCAATGCTAGGAtttgagacaaaataaattatgatatatacACACAAAGGAAAACCATAGTTCTAGATTAAGGGATAAAAAAATCTCCTGTGTATGAGCCATGAATACAAAGATACACTAAgtgaaaaaataacaacaaaatcatACAAATATTATGTTTGTAaagcaaatagaaaaatttattcatataaaaata contains:
- the LOC109702582 gene encoding protocadherin alpha-6 isoform X3; translation: MEIHQEIFDMDLTTEGRLGTRCLLLSLLLLAAWEAGSGQLHYSVPEEAKHGTFVGRIAQDLGLELAELVPRLFRVESTGHRDLLEVNLQNGILFVNSRIDREELCGRSTECSIHLEVIVDRPLQVFHVEVEVKDINDNPPVFPIKEQRLPIYESRLPDSLFPLEGASDADVGSNSILTYKLSPSEYFGLDVKTNSDDNKQIELVLRKSLDREDAPEHNLLLMATDGGKPELTGSVQLLVVVLDVNDNAPRFEQSEYEVRIFENSDNGTTVIRLNASDQDEGTNGAVSYSFNSLVAPMVTKQFNIDPNTGKIVIQGNLDFEQVNLYKIRVDATDKGHPPLVGHCTVLVRVLDKNDNVPQIALTSLSLPIQEDTQLGTVIALISVSDRDSGVNGQVTCSLKPEVPFKLVSTFKNYYSLVLDGALDRETISDYKVVVTARDGGSPSLWATASVSVEVADVNDNAPAFAQPEYTVFVKENNAPGSHIFTVSARDVDAQENALVSYSLVERRVGERALSSYVSVHAESGKVYALQPLDHEELELLQFQVSARDAGVPPLGSNVTLQVFVLDENDNAPALLGPAVGGAVSELVSRSVGAGHVVAKVRAVDADSGYNAWLSYELQPAAGGARSPFRVGLYTGEISTTRALDEADAPRQRLLVLVKDHGEPALMATATVLVSLVDGGQTPKASSRALVNAADPEVALVNVNVYLIIAICVVSSLLVLTLLLYTALRCSAAPPGSMCGPGKPMLVCSSAVGSWSYSQQRRQRVCSGEVPPKTDLMAFSPSLPPHTVGVDMGEHQDLNEDHCARPRQPNPDWRYSASLRAGMHSSVHLEEAGILRAGPGGPDQQWPTVSSATPEPEAGEVSPPVGAGVNSNSWTFKYGPGNPKQSGPGELPDKFIIPGSPAIISIRQEPTNSQIDKSDFITFGKKEETKKKKKKKKGNKTQEKKEKGNSTTDNSDQ